The Caldilineales bacterium DNA window GCTGATGGCGCAGCCCTTGCCATCGAAGGCCGCTTCCTGCACCCGGTCGCCATCCAGCTTGAGTTCGATCGTGATCTCGTCCCCGCAAAAGGGATTGACATCGTGATAATGCACATCGGGCGCGTCCAAACGGCCCTTGTGCCGGGGATGCCGGAAATGGTCGATGATATTCTCGCGGTAGAGATCATCCATAGTGGGGAATTGCGGATTGCGGATTGCGGATTGCGAATTTGGTGTCAGTTGTTGGTTATTGGTGATTGGTTATTGTATCTGCCATTTGCGACCTGCCACCTGCCACTTGCCACTTGCCACTTGCCACTTGCCACTTGCCACTTGCCACTCTACTCCCCAAACAGCGCCTTTGCCTTGTAAAGCGCGGGGATCAGGCGATCGACTTCATCGGGCGTATTATAGATGTAGAAGCTGGCGCGGGTGGTGGCGGGGAGGCCGAAATGGTCGTGGATCGGTTGGGCGCAGTGATGGCCGGCGCGCACGGCAATGCCATCCAGGTCGAGGATGGCCGCCACATCGTGCGGGTGGATGTCGCCGAGGACGAAGGCCAGCAGCCCGCCCCGGCGCTCAGGCCCCGGCCCCAGGATGCGCAACCCCTCCACCTCGCTCAGCCGCGCCCAGGCATAGGCCGTGATC harbors:
- a CDS encoding SUF system NifU family Fe-S cluster assembly protein, yielding MDDLYRENIIDHFRHPRHKGRLDAPDVHYHDVNPFCGDEITIELKLDGDRVQEAAFDGKGCAISQAAASMLIDEIQGKTLDEVKALDKDDILDLLGIPIGPVRMKCALLSLKVLKAGVWGMEEWAE